The following coding sequences are from one Gadus macrocephalus chromosome 3, ASM3116895v1 window:
- the ptger1a gene encoding LOW QUALITY PROTEIN: prostaglandin E receptor 1a (subtype EP1) (The sequence of the model RefSeq protein was modified relative to this genomic sequence to represent the inferred CDS: inserted 1 base in 1 codon; deleted 2 bases in 2 codons) — MDFSYPPPPPPTPFSDQPAPATMSATEGGVLDLSGWSPGGNLTRDKLPPSPPHPVAATLSMTLGIVSNMVAFFILAKAYSLQRRRSKATFLLFATSLVVTDLAGHVVPGALVMRLYLSGGVPAGAXRGPPTRCASSLGGSMVFFGLCPLFLGCAMAAERCVGVTRPLLHAAVVAAGRTKLSLASVWLAALGVALLPGARLGSYAHQHPGTWCFIRVLGPDTGAADLAFVALFSGLGLGALAVALVCNTVSGVTLVAARCRRRPGARHSGAKSHDIEMVVQLVGIMVTSCICWSPLLIFALMTVIRSYRGAAGADPATDRTLMVVGVRLASWNQILDPWVYILLRRTVLRRLYYLLRGRADPVRSGSTLGRWDPASSVHSSEKHAAHPVRAAK, encoded by the exons ATGGACTTCAGctacccgccccccccgccccccacccccttctccGACCAACCGGCCCCGGCCACGATGTCGGCCACCGAGGGGGGGGTCCTGGACCTGTCCGGGTGGTCCCCGGGGGGGAACCTCACCCGGGACAAgctgccccccagccccccccaccccgtggCCGCCACCCTGTCCATGACCCTGGGCATCGTGTCCAACATGGTGGCCTTCTTCATCCTGGCCAAGGCCTACTCCCTCCAACGGCGGCGCTCCAAGGCCACCTTCCTGCTCTTCGCCACCTCGCTGGTGGTCACCGACCTGGCCGGCCACGTGGTCCCGGGGGCGCTGGTGATGCGGCTCTACCTCTCCGGGGGGGTCCCGGCGGGCG TACGAGGCCCCCCGACGCGCTGTGCCAGTTCCCTCGGCGGCAGCATGGTGTTCTTCGGCCTCTGCCCGCTCTTCCTCGGCTGCGCCATGGCGGCCGAGCGCTGCGTGGGCGTGACGCGGCCGCTGCTGCACGCCGCCGTGGTC GCGGCCGGCCGCACCAAGCTGTCCCTGGCCTCCGTGTGGCTGGCGGCGCTG GGCGTGGCCCTGCTGCCCGGGGCCCGGCTGGGCTCCTACGCCCACCAGCACCCGGGGACCTGGTGCTTCATCAGGGTGCTGGGGCCGGACACGGGCGCCGCCGACCTGGCCTTCGTGGCGCTGTTCTCCGGGCTGGGGCTGGGCGCGCTGGCCGTGGCGCTGGTCTGCAACACGGTGAGCGGGGTCACCCTGGTGGCCGCGCGCTGCCGGCGGCGGCCCGGGGCCCGCCACTCGGGGGCCAAGTCCCACGACATCGAGATGGTGGTGCAGCTGGTGGGCATCATGGTCACCTCCTGCATCTGCTGGAGCCCCCTGCTG ATATTTGCTCTGATGACGGTGATCCGCTCCTACAGGGGGGCCGCGGGCGCCGACCCGGCCACCGACCGGACCCTGATGGTGGTGGGCGTGCGGCTGGCCTCCTGGAACCAGATCCTGGACCCCTGGGTGTACATCCTGCTGCGCCGCACCGTCCTGCGCCGGCTCTACTACCTCCTGAGGGGCCGGGCCGACCCCGTGAGGTCCGGCAGCACGCTGGGGCGCTGGGACCCCGCCAGCTCCGTGCACAGCTCCGAGAAGCACGCGGCCCACCCGGTCAGGGCGGCCAAGTGA
- the wiza gene encoding protein Wiz — protein MEKRPSSKKVCGVCGCSFATRQGLSSHARLHLRHLGVPLSECTNGPIALLYELKESKGSQLDFTLDPKTPMVPPGHEVQSHSKTLFEELPAPKDPLLGSLTGGTSGVAAALPLVSPHKRTESRDVEAPSSSSKQTTLKPMWAPQDTDAPLSLVSDASDEVHVCRVCGAWYETRKGLSSHARAHLRQLGVSDASSKISPIALLYSLKSLPPEDPRPGTPQSPQSKPAAAAAAAAKRPSLDPPASTSALPAAPPAKRPKVPKEFVCVLCGEQFENRKGLGSHARSHLRQMGVSDMLGKTSAVDAIEELASSGVLADIWPLTKGAAAKARAQQSAPSPAPAPPPAPPPPPPASSPPSGSALSGPGLPAPVGKAPKAKKGFRLAVDPQLKKPKRAPLDTGETPTSVNFIEPTFDGQPIPLILCEYCGQLFDSRKGLSCHVRAHLRQLGVPWSSKSSPIDLLRQLMGKGVPLEALEPSSGKKSHNPAFCELCGFEFSHRKALASHARAHLRQLGVTEWKSDGSKGSPIELLNEWIQKEPAKVAEITQRYLLGDLYIKKRPAPPPAPPLDAVPAAPRSPEPLGPLPGPRAGRELLGVPGASPKAARKLSTMERGPGGPKQLAFSDVTVPSPTRVRPLKPPAASGQENVEGSPPPPRPGNIPALLPMPPLTPLVSLVGKVYSLKCRFCEQVFQGPLSVQEDWIAHLQKHILKLGYKGKASPSPAVAMATQSMVDPAAL, from the exons ATGGAAAAAAGAC CTTCGTCCAAAAAGGTGTGTGGCGTGTGCGGCTGCAGCTTCGCCACCCGCCAGGGGCTGTCCAGCCACGCCCGCTTGCACCTGCGCCACCTCGGGGTGCCGCTGTCGGAGTGTACCAACGGGCCCATCGCGCTGCTCTACGAGCTCAAGGAGAGCAAAGGCTCCCAGCTGGACTTCACCCTGGACCCCAAGACCCCCATGGTGCCCCCCGGCCATGAGGTACAGAGCCACTCAAAGACGCTGTTTGAGGAGCTCCCCGCCCCGAAGGATCCTCTGCTGGGATCTCTCACCGGTGGGACCAGTGGTGTCGCCGCCGCCCTCCCACTGGTCTCTCCCCATAAAAGGACAGAGTCCAGGGACGTCGAGGCCCCGAGTTCGAGCTCCAAACAGACGACACTGAAACCAATGTGGGCCCCGCAGGACACGGACGCCCCTCTGTCCTTGG TGTCCGACGCCAGCGACGAGGTGCACGTGTGCCGAGTGTGCGGCGCGTGGTACGAGACGCGCAAGGGCCTGTCCAGCCACGCCCGGGCCCACCTGAGGCAGCTCGGCGTCTCGGACGCCAGCTCCAAGATCAGCCCCATCGCGCTGCTGTACAGCCTCAAGAGCCTCCCGCCGGAGGACCCCCGGCCCGGGACCCCTCAGTCCCCCCAGTCCaaacccgccgccgccgccgccgccgccgccaagcGCCCCTCCCTGgacccccccgcctccaccagcGCCCTCCCGGCCGCCCCGCCCGCCAAGCGGCCCAAGGTGCCGAAGGAGTTTGTGTGCGTCCTCTGCGGGGAGCAGTTCGAGAACCGCAAGGGCCTGGGCAGCCACGCGCGCTCCCACCTGCGGCAGATGGGCGTGTCGGACATGCTGGGGAAGACCTCGGCGGTGGACGCCATCGAGGAGCTGGCCAGCAGCGGCGTGCTGGCGGACATCTGGCCCCTGACCAAAGGGGCGGCGGCCAAAGCCAGGGCGCAGCAGTCGGCCCCGTCTCCGGcgccagccccgcccccggcgccgccgccgccgccccccgcgTCGTCCCCCCCCAGCGGCAGCGCTCTGTCCGGCCCCGGCCTCCCCGCGCCCGTCGGCAAAGCCCCGAAGGCGAAGAAGGGGTTCCGGCTGGCGGTGGACCCCCAGCTGAAGAAGCCCAAGCGGGCGCCGCTGGACACGGGGGAGACGCCCACCTCGGTGAACTTCATCGAGCCCACGTTCGACGGCCAGCCCATCCCCTTGATCCTCTGCGAGTACTGCGGCCAGCTCTTTGACTCGCGGAAGGGCCTCTCCTGCCACGTGCGCGCCCACCTGCGGCAGCTCGGCGTGCCCTGGTCGAGCAAGTCGTCGCCCATCGACCTCCTCCGGCAGCTGATGGGGAAGGGCGTGCCCCTGGAAGCCCTGGAGCCGTCGTCAGGCAAGAAGTCCCACAACC CCGCCTTCTGCGAGCTGTGCGGGTTCGAGTTCAGCCACCGGAAGGCGCTGGCGAGCCACGCCCGGGCCCACCTCCGGCAGCTGGGCGTCACCGAGTGGAAGAGCGACGGCTCCAAGGGGTCCCCCATCGAGCTGCTCAACGAGTGGATCCAGAAGGAGCCCGCCAAGGTGGCCGAGATCACCCAGCGATACCTGCTGGGGGACCTCTACATCAagaag AGACcggcgcccccccccgcccccccgctggACGCTGTCCCTGCGGCCCCCAGGAGCCCTGAGCCTCTGGGGCCTCTGCCGGGCCCCCGGGCAGGCAGGGAGCTGCTGGGGGTCCCCGGAGCGTCCCCCAAGGCCGCCCGCAAGCTGTCCACCATGGagaggggccccggggggcccaaGCAGCTGGCCTTCAGCGACGTCACGGTGCCGTCCCCGACCC GCGTCCGCCCGCTGAAGCCGCCCGCCGCGTCGGGGCAGGAGAACGTGGAgggcagccccccgcccccccggcctgGCAACATCCCCGCCCTGCTGCCCatgccccccctcacccccctggtCAGCCTGGTGGGGAAGGTGTACTCCCTCAAGTGCAG gttcTGTGAGCAGGTGTTCCAGGGTCCTCTCTCGGTGCAGGAGGACTGGATCGCTCACCTGCAGAAACACATCCTGAAGCTGGGCTACAAAGGCAAGGCCTCGCCCTCCCCCGCCGTCGCCATGGCAACCCAGAGCATGGTCGACCCCGCTGCCCTCTAG
- the junba gene encoding junB proto-oncogene, AP-1 transcription factor subunit a isoform X2 translates to MTLDLCDPYHRSSSHLLKPHHLLRAAAADGDFCPSVHADVGSLKLCASNPDLERLILQNSTGTPTITSTSTPSGFTYSRSITEEQEGFADGFVKALDDLHKMNQMAPPPNVSIGGGTLGTHSGGVPASSVFGSSLQADHHHLEYTNLSNCTPNNANMSSSAPSYPSTTISYLPHHQYPHHHHHQLPPQAHGSSHHFQHSLPGAGILHAQRYGGLMKEEPQTVPDLQSSDSGSPGPMSPIDMENQERIKAERKKLRNRLAATKCRRRKLERIARLEDKVKLLKNDNMGLSSTASLLRDQVAQLKQKVMTHVSSGCQLMMPPKVKSY, encoded by the coding sequence ATGACCCTGGACCTCTGCGACCCCTAccaccgctcctcctctcacctcctcaagCCGCACCACCTGCTGCGCGCCGCCGCGGCCGATGGTGACTTCTGCCCGAGCGTGCACGCGGACGTCGGCTCTCTGAAGCTCTGCGCCTCGAACCCCGACCTGGAGCGACTCATCCTCCAGAACAGCACCGGaacccccaccatcacctccacctccacccccagcggGTTCACCTACAGCCGCAGCATCACCGAGGAACAGGAAGGCTTCGCGGACGGTTTCGTTAAGGCGCTGGACGACCTGCACAAGATGAACCAAATGGCGCCGCCCCCCAACGTGTCCATCGGTGGCGGGACCCTCGGTACCCACAGCGGGGGGGTCCCCGCCTCCTCGGTGTTCGGCTCCTCGCTCCAGgccgaccaccaccacctcgaaTACACCAACCTGAGCAACTGCACGCCGAACAACGCCAACATGTCGTCCTCTGCGCCCAGctacccctccaccaccatcagctACCTGCCCCATCACCagtacccccaccaccaccaccaccagctgccCCCCCAGGCGCACGGGTCTTCCCACCACTTCCAGCACTCCCTGCCCGGCGCAGGGATCCTCCACGCGCAGCGCTACGGAGGGCTGATGAAGGAGGAGCCGCAGACGGTGCCTGACCTGCAGAGCAGCGACTCCGGCTCCCCGGGGCCGATGTCCCCGATCGACATGGAGAACCAGGAGCGCATCAAGGCGGAGCGCAAGAAGCTGAGGAACCGCCTGGCCGCCACCAAGTGCCGGCGGCGGAAGCTGGAGCGCATCGCGCGGCTGGAGGACAAGGTGAAGCTGTTGAAGAACGACAACATGGGGCTGTCCAGCACCGCGTCCCTGCTGCGGGATCAGGTGGCCCAGCTCAAGCAGAAGGTCATGACGCACGTCAGTAGCGGCTGTCAGCTCATGATGCCGCCTAAAGTCAAGTCTTACTGA
- the junba gene encoding junB proto-oncogene, AP-1 transcription factor subunit a isoform X1, with protein MSALMEQPFYDDSFLSAFGRPGGAAAPPPDPKLPRQQNMTLDLCDPYHRSSSHLLKPHHLLRAAAADGDFCPSVHADVGSLKLCASNPDLERLILQNSTGTPTITSTSTPSGFTYSRSITEEQEGFADGFVKALDDLHKMNQMAPPPNVSIGGGTLGTHSGGVPASSVFGSSLQADHHHLEYTNLSNCTPNNANMSSSAPSYPSTTISYLPHHQYPHHHHHQLPPQAHGSSHHFQHSLPGAGILHAQRYGGLMKEEPQTVPDLQSSDSGSPGPMSPIDMENQERIKAERKKLRNRLAATKCRRRKLERIARLEDKVKLLKNDNMGLSSTASLLRDQVAQLKQKVMTHVSSGCQLMMPPKVKSY; from the coding sequence ATGTCCGCACTAATGGAACAACCCTTTTATGACGACTCGTTTCTCTCTGCTTTCGGCCGTCCAGGAGGCGCTGCTGCCCCGCCACCGGACCCCAAGCTGCCCCGGCAGCAGAACATGACCCTGGACCTCTGCGACCCCTAccaccgctcctcctctcacctcctcaagCCGCACCACCTGCTGCGCGCCGCCGCGGCCGATGGTGACTTCTGCCCGAGCGTGCACGCGGACGTCGGCTCTCTGAAGCTCTGCGCCTCGAACCCCGACCTGGAGCGACTCATCCTCCAGAACAGCACCGGaacccccaccatcacctccacctccacccccagcggGTTCACCTACAGCCGCAGCATCACCGAGGAACAGGAAGGCTTCGCGGACGGTTTCGTTAAGGCGCTGGACGACCTGCACAAGATGAACCAAATGGCGCCGCCCCCCAACGTGTCCATCGGTGGCGGGACCCTCGGTACCCACAGCGGGGGGGTCCCCGCCTCCTCGGTGTTCGGCTCCTCGCTCCAGgccgaccaccaccacctcgaaTACACCAACCTGAGCAACTGCACGCCGAACAACGCCAACATGTCGTCCTCTGCGCCCAGctacccctccaccaccatcagctACCTGCCCCATCACCagtacccccaccaccaccaccaccagctgccCCCCCAGGCGCACGGGTCTTCCCACCACTTCCAGCACTCCCTGCCCGGCGCAGGGATCCTCCACGCGCAGCGCTACGGAGGGCTGATGAAGGAGGAGCCGCAGACGGTGCCTGACCTGCAGAGCAGCGACTCCGGCTCCCCGGGGCCGATGTCCCCGATCGACATGGAGAACCAGGAGCGCATCAAGGCGGAGCGCAAGAAGCTGAGGAACCGCCTGGCCGCCACCAAGTGCCGGCGGCGGAAGCTGGAGCGCATCGCGCGGCTGGAGGACAAGGTGAAGCTGTTGAAGAACGACAACATGGGGCTGTCCAGCACCGCGTCCCTGCTGCGGGATCAGGTGGCCCAGCTCAAGCAGAAGGTCATGACGCACGTCAGTAGCGGCTGTCAGCTCATGATGCCGCCTAAAGTCAAGTCTTACTGA
- the prdx2 gene encoding peroxiredoxin-2: MSAGSAQIGKRAPAFITTAVVDGEFKDVSLSSYQGKYVILFFYPLDFTFVCPTEIVAFSDRAEEFRKIGCEVLGASTDSQFSHLAWINTPRKQGGLGPMNIPLLADLTHSISRDYGVLKEDQGIAYRGLFVIDDKGILRQITINDLPVGRSVDETLRLVQAFQHTDKFGEVCPAGWKPGNDTIVPDIKKSKEFFSKQ, translated from the exons ATGTCTGCTGGAAGCGCCCAGATCGGGAAGCGTGCCCCGGCCTTCATCACCACCGCCGTGGTGGACGGAGAGTTCAAGGACGTCAGCCTGTCCAGCTACCAAG GGAAGTACGTGATCTTGTTCTTCTACCCTTTGGACTTCACCTTCGTCTGCCCCACTGAGATCGTGGCCTTCAGCGACCGCGCCGAGGAGTTCCGCAAGATCGGCTGTGAGGTGCTGGGAGCCTCCACTGACTCCCAGTTCAGCCACCTCGCCTG GATCAACACTCCCAGGAAACAGGGTGGTCTGGGGCCCATGAACATCCCCCTGCTGGCCGACCTCACCCACTCCATCTCCCGGGACTACGGCGTCCTGAAGGAAGACCAGGGCATCGCCTACAG GGGTCTGTTTGTGATCGACGATAAGGGCATTCTGAGGCAGATCACCATCAACGACCTCCCCGTGGGTCGCTCGGTGGACGAGACCCTCCGTCTGGTCCAGGCCTTCCAGCACACCGACAAGTTCGGAGAAG TGTGCCCCGCTGGCTGGAAGCCCGGCAATGATACCATCGTTCCCGACATCAAGAAGAGCAAAGAGTTTTTCTCCAAGCAGTGA